The genome window TTAGCAATCTTATGCGAACCATACTCCATTACCTGCATGACTATTCCTTCCTTTTACTCTACTTCCCGTAGGATTCCATGAGCAATGAGTTCCTCTACAGACAAGAACTCCACTCCCACCGGCTCGCTATTACGATAAAGCACTTTTTCAAACAGGTATTGCGTTCCGCCACCAGGTTGCTCAAACGCGGGCGCAATCTCTCCATACCGTACCTGCACCCCCTCTGGAAGAGGGACTTCCGTTCGCTCAAACTTCGCATAGTACTTCACCTCGATCCACGGGGGAAGCGAACGCATAGGGAACGAATCTGTAGCATTCCATAGGTAGTTTCCTTTTTTACTACCAAGTCTATCAATCATCAGAGCTCCTTAAAGAATATTTACCCTATGAGACACTAATTTCAAA of Corynebacterium sp. 21KM1197 contains these proteins:
- a CDS encoding TNT domain-containing protein, with protein sequence MIDRLGSKKGNYLWNATDSFPMRSLPPWIEVKYYAKFERTEVPLPEGVQVRYGEIAPAFEQPGGGTQYLFEKVLYRNSEPVGVEFLSVEELIAHGILREVE